One window from the genome of Leuconostoc suionicum encodes:
- a CDS encoding PolC-type DNA polymerase III produces the protein MKLTQQEQLQHLLTHIQLPEEIHHYFDNGCLSQVDVSVSQKMWLFHVEIEQILPVNVYMQFQQYLRTAFTNIAVVQLEITTPVQQVNEEVVNSYWHLALQESSLNHATTQQLASNTILKTIETNHFGVAVGASILYRALTVEVIDSITTVYHSFGLPKIKLTPKLDEQLEQEIQENVAQHHAKAREDLQRAIVANEQSKPKVSSEGVALALGRKIPADAEITRLDSIDGEENRVVIEGYIFAEEIRELRSGRKLLTLKLTDYSSSISAKKFSNNENDEAVFDGLKSGLWVRLSGNIQEDQYARELVMNIYDLQVVDHANRQEAYQAEKKHIELHAHTNMSAMDAVTDFSGVAKLAKSWGQTALAVTDTGNVQGFPEASAAGAKNGLKMIYGMEANLVEDGEPIGFNLNQTELLNKDTIFVAFDLETTGLSAVTDRIIELSAVKMQLGNVIEKFSEYINPGFPLSEFTTKLTSITDAMVANSDTEENIIKRFREWSGNAVLVGHNVTFDVGFMNAAYTRYNQPIIMNAIIDTLPFTRWLYPDYKSYRLGTIAKRFNINLEQAHRAIFDAETTGHIAWRLIKEAHERYNLNRHNELNDHMTEGDAWKHGRPVHTTLLVQNAIGLKNLYKLVSRSNIEFFARVPRIPRSILEQYREGLLIGTGDTGGDVIITLIEKGYQEAKKKAAYYDFIEIQPTANYQPMIESGLIADEEKLQDILKDMVSIGDKLKKPVVVTEDVKYTNPEDKIYRNILIATQPGNPQNRTELPDLYFKTTQELLDDYAFMGEALAKKLVIDNTHLIADMLENVEPLKSGSYPPNIPEAGDELTEKTYRTAKEWYGDPIPEEIQARIDQELKAIIGNGFAPHYIIAQRLVAKSIKDGYLVGSRGSVGSSFVATMSGITEVNPLPPHYRSSHGDYFELVDPKQYESGYDLPEKEDPNHPGELLIGDGQNIPFETFMGFTGNKVPDIDLNFSGDYQPIAHNYMKVLFGEHNVYRAGTIATVAEKTAFGYVKAYEREHEKHYRGAEIERLAQGMTGVKRTTGQHPGGILIVPREYEVYDFTPIQYPADDQKSLWQTTHMDYHSIHDNLLKMDILGHDDPTMVRTLKDMSGIDPQSIPANDPGVLSLFTSTEALGVTPEQIFSNTGTLGLPEFGTNFVRGMLTETQPHTYSELLQISGLSHGTDVWLGNANELIENGTATIGTVIGTRDKIMTDLINWGFPAADAFNIMEKVRKGKGITDEYQKQLREAKIPEWYIQSMLKIKYMFPRAHAAAYVLMALRIAYFKVYFPTIYYATYFSVRADAFDIVAMSRGKDATKAAIQKLKSLGNDATVGDKNLLTVLEMANEALERNITFAMVDLNKSEALEWVIDGDTLIPPFVSLPGLGDNVAKQIVAARTEKPFISKEDLKKRGKVSQTIIEFMTLHSVLDGLPDENQLSLFDF, from the coding sequence ATGAAGTTAACGCAACAAGAACAATTACAACACTTACTTACGCATATTCAACTACCAGAAGAAATTCATCATTATTTTGATAACGGTTGTTTGTCTCAAGTTGATGTTTCAGTTAGTCAAAAAATGTGGCTTTTTCATGTCGAAATTGAACAGATACTACCGGTAAATGTATACATGCAATTTCAGCAGTATTTACGAACTGCGTTCACTAATATAGCAGTGGTTCAACTTGAGATCACCACGCCAGTGCAGCAAGTTAACGAAGAAGTTGTCAATTCTTATTGGCATCTAGCGCTACAAGAATCAAGTCTTAACCATGCTACAACGCAGCAACTTGCAAGCAACACGATACTAAAGACAATTGAAACGAACCACTTTGGTGTTGCAGTCGGCGCATCAATTTTGTATCGCGCACTGACTGTTGAGGTTATCGATTCAATTACGACAGTTTATCATTCTTTTGGTTTACCAAAAATTAAGTTGACTCCAAAGTTGGATGAACAACTTGAGCAAGAAATTCAAGAAAATGTGGCACAACATCATGCTAAAGCGCGTGAAGATTTGCAGAGAGCAATTGTTGCTAATGAACAATCAAAGCCTAAAGTTTCTAGTGAAGGTGTTGCATTAGCTTTAGGGCGTAAGATACCTGCTGATGCTGAAATTACACGTTTAGATAGTATAGATGGTGAAGAAAATCGTGTTGTTATAGAGGGATATATTTTTGCGGAAGAAATAAGAGAGCTACGTTCTGGACGGAAACTACTAACACTCAAATTGACAGATTATTCAAGCTCTATTTCTGCTAAGAAATTTTCAAATAACGAAAATGATGAAGCTGTTTTTGACGGTTTAAAGTCTGGTTTGTGGGTGCGATTAAGTGGAAACATTCAAGAAGATCAATATGCACGCGAATTGGTGATGAACATATATGATTTGCAGGTTGTAGATCATGCGAATCGACAAGAAGCTTATCAAGCTGAAAAAAAACATATTGAATTACATGCACATACTAATATGTCAGCGATGGATGCAGTTACTGATTTTTCAGGCGTCGCGAAATTAGCAAAAAGTTGGGGACAAACTGCTTTGGCTGTTACTGATACGGGTAATGTTCAGGGATTCCCTGAGGCATCAGCTGCTGGTGCAAAAAATGGTTTGAAAATGATTTATGGCATGGAAGCTAACTTGGTTGAGGATGGTGAGCCCATTGGCTTTAATTTAAATCAAACCGAATTATTGAATAAAGACACTATTTTTGTAGCTTTTGATTTGGAAACAACTGGTTTATCGGCAGTGACAGATCGTATTATTGAGTTATCCGCGGTTAAAATGCAGTTGGGTAACGTTATTGAGAAGTTCTCAGAGTACATTAATCCTGGCTTCCCACTTTCTGAGTTCACCACCAAGTTAACTTCCATTACTGATGCTATGGTTGCTAATTCAGATACAGAAGAAAATATTATTAAACGTTTTCGTGAATGGTCTGGGAATGCCGTCTTGGTTGGGCATAATGTCACATTTGATGTCGGTTTTATGAATGCTGCCTATACGCGCTATAATCAACCCATTATTATGAATGCTATTATTGATACGTTACCATTTACACGCTGGTTATACCCTGATTATAAGTCTTATAGATTAGGCACAATTGCCAAGCGTTTCAATATTAATTTGGAACAAGCGCATCGCGCCATTTTTGATGCAGAAACCACTGGACATATCGCTTGGCGATTAATTAAAGAAGCACACGAACGTTATAATTTAAACCGCCATAATGAGTTGAATGATCACATGACTGAAGGAGACGCTTGGAAGCACGGGCGCCCCGTGCATACCACCTTGTTAGTTCAAAATGCAATAGGTTTGAAAAATTTATATAAATTAGTGTCTCGATCTAACATTGAGTTTTTTGCCCGGGTACCGCGTATTCCAAGATCAATTCTAGAACAGTATCGGGAAGGGTTACTTATCGGTACAGGAGATACGGGTGGTGATGTTATCATTACCTTGATTGAAAAAGGATATCAAGAAGCAAAGAAAAAGGCAGCATATTACGATTTTATTGAAATACAGCCAACAGCCAATTATCAACCAATGATTGAATCAGGATTGATTGCAGATGAAGAAAAATTGCAAGATATTTTGAAAGATATGGTGTCAATAGGTGATAAACTTAAGAAACCTGTTGTAGTTACCGAGGATGTAAAGTACACAAATCCTGAAGACAAGATTTATCGAAATATCTTAATTGCCACACAACCTGGAAACCCACAAAATAGAACCGAATTGCCGGACCTATATTTTAAAACAACACAAGAATTACTTGATGATTATGCTTTTATGGGTGAAGCATTAGCAAAAAAGTTGGTTATCGATAATACACATTTAATTGCTGATATGTTAGAGAATGTTGAACCACTAAAAAGTGGTTCGTATCCACCAAATATTCCTGAGGCTGGCGATGAGTTAACTGAAAAAACTTATCGCACAGCTAAGGAATGGTACGGTGATCCTATTCCAGAAGAAATACAGGCTCGCATCGATCAAGAATTAAAAGCCATTATCGGTAATGGGTTTGCGCCACACTACATTATTGCACAAAGGCTGGTTGCGAAATCAATTAAAGATGGTTATTTGGTTGGTTCTCGTGGGTCTGTAGGATCCTCATTTGTCGCTACAATGTCTGGAATTACAGAGGTTAATCCCTTGCCACCTCATTACCGTTCTTCCCATGGAGATTATTTTGAATTGGTAGATCCTAAGCAGTATGAGTCCGGTTATGATTTGCCTGAAAAAGAAGATCCAAATCATCCCGGTGAATTATTGATCGGTGATGGACAAAATATACCGTTTGAAACTTTCATGGGATTTACTGGTAACAAAGTGCCTGATATTGATTTGAATTTTTCTGGTGATTACCAACCAATTGCACATAACTACATGAAAGTATTGTTTGGTGAACATAATGTTTATCGTGCTGGGACAATTGCGACAGTCGCTGAAAAAACAGCTTTTGGTTATGTTAAAGCTTATGAACGTGAACATGAAAAACATTACCGTGGTGCCGAAATTGAACGACTTGCACAGGGAATGACAGGGGTTAAACGTACTACTGGTCAACATCCGGGTGGTATTTTGATTGTACCGCGTGAATATGAGGTATATGACTTTACACCAATACAATATCCAGCTGATGACCAAAAATCTCTCTGGCAAACTACACACATGGATTATCATTCAATACATGATAATTTACTTAAAATGGATATACTGGGTCATGATGATCCAACAATGGTACGTACTTTAAAGGATATGTCGGGAATTGACCCGCAGTCAATTCCTGCCAATGATCCTGGTGTGTTGAGCTTGTTTACATCAACTGAAGCATTAGGCGTTACACCTGAGCAAATTTTTTCTAACACAGGAACACTTGGCTTACCTGAATTTGGTACAAATTTTGTGCGAGGTATGTTAACAGAAACGCAGCCACATACTTACTCGGAATTATTACAAATTTCTGGTTTATCTCATGGTACTGATGTTTGGTTAGGTAATGCCAATGAATTAATTGAGAATGGTACAGCAACAATCGGTACAGTAATTGGAACGCGTGATAAAATTATGACCGATTTAATTAACTGGGGATTTCCTGCTGCTGATGCCTTCAATATTATGGAAAAAGTACGTAAAGGAAAAGGAATAACAGACGAATACCAAAAACAGTTGCGTGAAGCAAAAATTCCTGAATGGTATATTCAATCAATGCTGAAGATTAAGTATATGTTCCCACGTGCTCATGCTGCGGCGTACGTTCTTATGGCGCTAAGAATTGCTTACTTTAAGGTATACTTTCCAACGATATACTATGCCACTTATTTTTCTGTAAGGGCTGATGCGTTTGATATCGTTGCTATGAGTCGCGGTAAGGATGCAACTAAAGCAGCAATACAGAAGCTCAAGTCGCTAGGAAATGATGCCACTGTTGGAGACAAAAATTTGTTAACTGTTTTAGAGATGGCTAATGAAGCATTGGAACGTAATATCACTTTTGCTATGGTTGATTTAAATAAGTCTGAAGCACTGGAGTGGGTCATCGATGGGGATACATTGATTCCGCCATTCGTTTCTTTACCTGGATTGGGAGATAATGTGGCAAAGCAAATCGTTGCTGCTAGAACAGAAAAACCATTCATCAGTAAAGAAGATTTAAAGAAGCGTGGAAAAGTCTCACAAACAATTATTGAGTTTATGACATTGCACTCGGTTTTAGATGGATTGCCGGATGAAAATCAGTTAAGTTTGTTTGATTTTTAG
- a CDS encoding phosphate-starvation-inducible protein PsiE yields MKHEWHQKVAGYFEYVLNIMMILIGIVIFGFLIREIWNLAQMLSIKDISGHFTELAEQILIVFLFFEFLGLGREYFVKDAHISTDNFLYIGVTAIVRAMLVYHDETYKTLMLAASIFLLISAQAIYRYFRPKQKY; encoded by the coding sequence ATGAAACATGAATGGCATCAAAAGGTAGCTGGATATTTTGAATACGTTTTAAATATTATGATGATTTTAATTGGTATCGTTATATTTGGTTTTTTGATTCGTGAAATTTGGAATTTGGCACAAATGTTGTCAATTAAGGATATTTCAGGGCATTTTACGGAATTAGCTGAGCAAATATTGATTGTCTTTCTATTTTTTGAATTTTTGGGATTAGGGAGAGAATACTTTGTTAAGGATGCGCATATTTCCACTGATAATTTCTTGTATATTGGTGTTACAGCTATTGTACGAGCAATGCTTGTATATCACGATGAAACTTATAAAACATTAATGCTAGCTGCTTCGATATTCTTACTTATTTCAGCTCAGGCAATTTATCGTTACTTTAGACCAAAGCAAAAATATTGA
- the rbsK gene encoding ribokinase, with protein MTKNIVVLGSLNVDNIMKMPRMPLVGETMALTDVTTAPGGKGANQAVAASRQGANVSFIGAVGNDANGQFMRATLLTNGVNVDAVSTNSDVPTGSAYIMLQDSGANTILIHGGANQALTIEDINTALIAQADVLIAQFEVPFEVILAAFKIAKQNNVQTILNPAPAVYELTPELMAVTDIVLPNETEAQLLTGISVINDEGVLNRVSDALQAKGVQRSIITLGEAGSFIADGQKRWWVQPEKVDAQDTTAAGDTFIGTLASVIAPDFSNLDDAVQRANIASAIAVTRPGAIPSIPTDKEVDNY; from the coding sequence ATGACTAAAAACATTGTTGTACTCGGCAGCTTGAATGTCGATAATATTATGAAAATGCCACGGATGCCACTTGTTGGCGAAACAATGGCGCTTACTGATGTAACAACAGCACCAGGTGGTAAAGGGGCTAATCAGGCAGTTGCCGCATCACGGCAAGGAGCAAATGTTTCATTTATTGGTGCTGTTGGCAACGATGCGAATGGACAGTTTATGAGAGCAACATTACTCACTAATGGTGTTAATGTGGACGCAGTGTCAACAAATAGTGATGTGCCAACTGGGTCAGCATACATTATGTTGCAAGATAGTGGTGCAAATACAATATTGATTCATGGTGGGGCAAACCAAGCCTTAACAATTGAGGACATAAATACAGCGTTAATTGCGCAAGCTGATGTACTAATCGCACAATTTGAAGTGCCGTTCGAAGTTATTTTGGCGGCATTTAAAATTGCTAAACAAAATAATGTGCAAACAATCCTAAATCCAGCTCCGGCTGTGTACGAACTTACCCCAGAACTAATGGCTGTTACTGATATTGTGCTGCCAAATGAAACAGAAGCGCAATTACTAACGGGCATCAGTGTTATCAATGACGAGGGTGTTTTAAATCGAGTTAGCGATGCCCTACAAGCGAAGGGAGTCCAACGGAGTATTATCACATTAGGAGAAGCGGGATCATTTATCGCCGATGGTCAAAAAAGATGGTGGGTACAACCCGAAAAGGTAGATGCACAAGATACTACTGCGGCAGGTGACACTTTTATTGGTACATTAGCCAGCGTCATAGCACCTGATTTTAGTAATTTAGATGATGCTGTGCAGCGAGCTAACATTGCTAGTGCAATCGCTGTAACACGTCCAGGTGCTATTCCTTCAATTCCAACAGACAAAGAGGTTGATAACTATTGA
- a CDS encoding RsmF rRNA methyltransferase first C-terminal domain-containing protein yields MLPEDFKNKYNRLLGDEYEDFLLSFDAPAQKAYRVNPLKPHPVVNDTEDHGNLPYGKWGHFGAVNGHSVDHVTGVVYSQEPSAQFVGEVVRPNPGERVLDLAAAPGGKSTHLAAFMGQEGLLWSNEIFLNRAKILSENIERMGIKNAIVSSHTPAELSSRLPLFFDKILLDAPCSGEGMFRKDPSATDYWHEHYPAENATRQREILGEAVKMLRPGGQIVYSTCTFAPEEDEQIINWLMAEYPEFSLVSIEKPNSANISDARPEWIDELFVNGTNEHSATTTKDEMKKAARLWPHKLEGEGHFVAKLVKANDDYDDVSVVKPLKNKPLDKQQRELLFSFFEETLVTFDQKANEYVLFGDHLYMAPFGTPDISSMKILRLGLELGLFKKKRFEPAHALALALNPDEVNQSYEMNHEEWAQFVHGDVIQTRQDLDKGWVLMTAKGNGAGWGRYVNGQIKNFFPKGLRFVVKK; encoded by the coding sequence ATGTTGCCTGAAGACTTTAAAAATAAATACAATCGGCTCCTCGGCGATGAGTATGAAGATTTTTTATTGAGTTTTGACGCACCGGCTCAAAAAGCGTATCGTGTGAATCCATTAAAACCGCATCCTGTCGTCAATGATACAGAAGATCATGGTAATCTTCCCTATGGTAAATGGGGACATTTTGGAGCTGTTAACGGACATTCAGTAGACCACGTTACTGGTGTGGTCTACTCCCAAGAGCCGTCAGCGCAATTTGTGGGTGAGGTTGTTAGGCCAAATCCAGGCGAACGCGTTTTAGATTTAGCCGCTGCACCGGGTGGGAAATCAACTCATCTTGCAGCATTCATGGGGCAAGAAGGACTATTATGGTCTAACGAAATATTCTTAAATCGTGCAAAAATTTTGAGTGAAAATATCGAGCGTATGGGCATTAAAAATGCAATTGTTAGTTCACATACACCAGCTGAACTGAGTTCAAGATTACCTCTTTTTTTCGATAAAATCTTATTAGACGCCCCTTGTTCTGGTGAGGGAATGTTTCGTAAAGATCCCAGTGCGACAGACTATTGGCACGAACATTATCCAGCAGAGAATGCCACGAGGCAGCGTGAAATTCTCGGAGAAGCTGTTAAAATGCTTCGTCCGGGTGGGCAGATAGTTTACTCAACTTGTACATTTGCTCCAGAAGAGGACGAACAAATAATCAATTGGCTCATGGCGGAGTATCCTGAATTTAGTTTGGTTTCGATTGAAAAACCAAACAGCGCTAATATCAGTGATGCACGTCCTGAATGGATAGACGAACTTTTTGTAAATGGAACAAATGAGCACAGTGCAACGACAACCAAAGATGAGATGAAAAAAGCTGCAAGATTGTGGCCACATAAGCTTGAAGGGGAAGGACATTTTGTGGCGAAGCTTGTTAAGGCTAATGACGATTACGATGATGTATCTGTTGTCAAACCGCTTAAAAACAAACCTTTAGATAAACAACAACGTGAACTCTTATTTAGTTTTTTTGAGGAAACATTGGTTACATTTGATCAAAAAGCAAATGAATATGTTTTGTTTGGAGATCATTTGTATATGGCACCATTTGGCACACCAGATATTTCAAGTATGAAGATATTACGTCTTGGCCTTGAATTAGGTTTATTTAAGAAAAAAAGATTCGAGCCAGCACATGCGTTAGCTCTGGCCTTGAACCCTGATGAAGTTAATCAGTCGTATGAAATGAACCATGAGGAGTGGGCACAATTTGTTCATGGTGATGTCATTCAGACAAGGCAGGACCTAGACAAAGGTTGGGTATTAATGACTGCTAAAGGTAACGGTGCTGGATGGGGACGCTACGTTAACGGACAAATTAAGAACTTTTTTCCAAAAGGATTGCGGTTTGTTGTTAAAAAATAA
- a CDS encoding BMP family lipoprotein codes for MNRSTKIFTGLAAVAVIAGGIYAATSHNSSSSKNTNKSATLGLVLDVGGVDDHSFNQSAWEGAKSYAKENNLKAGQNAAVTYFNTKSQSDLNQNFNLATKSKKYDIVYGIGYSLNQSISKSAKLNPKQKFVLVDDIVKNRKNVASVMFRSEQSSYLAGVAAATKAKENGEKTVGFIGGIHGNIIDAFDAGFEAGVKATDSSLTVQKQYADSFSDSAKGKTIAAAMYASGIRTIFAAAGFVGNGAFAEAKAENTKLDADSKDRLYIIGVDRDQKSDGSYTSKDGKKVTSTMASSITSVGDGVKNIADKYNKDKKFPGGKTIAYGLEDHGVYLTKSELTKSQKAAVKKAAKSIINGKITVPNHPKGSQFNQNF; via the coding sequence ATGAATAGGTCAACAAAAATTTTTACTGGTTTGGCAGCTGTTGCTGTGATTGCAGGTGGCATTTACGCAGCTACCAGTCACAACTCATCTAGCTCAAAAAATACAAATAAAAGCGCTACTTTAGGATTGGTCTTAGATGTTGGTGGTGTTGATGATCATTCTTTTAACCAATCAGCATGGGAGGGTGCAAAATCTTATGCCAAGGAAAACAATTTAAAAGCTGGACAAAATGCAGCAGTTACATATTTTAATACAAAAAGTCAGTCAGACTTAAATCAGAATTTTAATTTGGCTACAAAAAGTAAAAAATATGATATTGTTTACGGTATTGGTTACTCATTAAACCAATCAATTAGCAAATCAGCAAAACTTAATCCAAAACAGAAATTTGTGCTAGTTGATGATATTGTCAAAAACCGTAAGAATGTAGCAAGTGTGATGTTCCGTTCGGAGCAATCTTCTTACTTAGCTGGTGTAGCTGCAGCAACGAAAGCAAAAGAAAATGGTGAAAAAACAGTAGGATTTATTGGTGGTATCCATGGAAACATCATCGACGCTTTCGATGCGGGATTTGAAGCGGGCGTGAAAGCAACGGATTCATCATTGACAGTTCAAAAACAATATGCAGATTCTTTCTCTGATTCCGCCAAGGGGAAGACGATTGCGGCTGCTATGTATGCTTCTGGTATTCGCACAATTTTTGCTGCCGCAGGATTTGTCGGTAATGGCGCATTTGCTGAAGCTAAGGCTGAAAATACAAAGTTAGATGCAGACTCAAAAGATCGTTTGTACATTATTGGTGTTGACCGTGATCAAAAATCTGACGGATCATATACATCAAAAGATGGGAAAAAGGTCACATCGACGATGGCCTCTTCAATTACTTCAGTTGGCGATGGTGTGAAAAACATTGCTGATAAATATAATAAAGACAAGAAGTTCCCTGGTGGTAAAACAATCGCTTATGGCTTGGAAGATCATGGTGTTTATTTAACAAAGTCTGAATTGACTAAGTCTCAAAAGGCCGCAGTTAAAAAGGCAGCAAAGTCAATTATTAATGGTAAAATTACAGTACCAAACCATCCTAAGGGTTCACAATTTAATCAAAACTTTTAA